The Humulus lupulus chromosome 3, drHumLupu1.1, whole genome shotgun sequence genome window below encodes:
- the LOC133824161 gene encoding transcription factor bHLH53-like, producing the protein MALRFWDSSLQHLINQDVFSFPQTQIPELQEPLVAPHYFFDNFNYDFPLSDTSIDPIFEANNNHSSYYSESNNYIDVLNIPSFHYPPPQNNHVVPDDDTISSETIFPHPKRQKITYQNQCRFNSGNICSSEFSNGYFLNPPGLISIPEPIGNDNIIGQVQEGVVNSCGYKHNEFHGDEVKRQMRISCSNGGRLVLSPQSIAARERRRKISEKTEQLGMLIPGENKMSTAEMFDAAAKYVKFLQAQLAVLQLIASIQNKQEEKKGTLHLKELAVLASPSVQEKLYLEEKCLVPNEFVQTLANTPPS; encoded by the exons ATGGCTTTACGCTTCTGGGATTCTTCTCTCCAACATCTTATAAACCAAGACGTTTTCAGCTTCCCACAAACACAAATTCCAGAGCTTCAAGAACCGCTCGTCGCACCTCATTATTTCTTTGACAATTTCAACTATGATTTTCCACTTTCAGACACTTCCATTGATCCAATCTTTGAAGCTAATAATAACCATTCCTCCTACTACTCAGAAAGTAACAACTACATCGATGTCCTAAATATCCCAAGCTTTCACTACCCACCACCACAAAACAATCATGTAGTCCCAGATGATGATACGATCTCCTCAGAAACGATATTCCCTCACCCCAAACGACAAAAGATCACGTACCAAAACCAATGTCGTTTCAACAGCGGCAATATTTGTAGTTCCGAGTTCTCAAACGGGTATTTTCTGAACCCTCCCGGGCTGATATCGATTCCGGAACCTATTGGGAATGATAACATTATTGGACAAGTTCAAGAAGGAGTAGTTAACTCTTGTGGATACAAGCATAATGAATTTCACGGTGATGAGGTGAAAAGGCAGATGAGGATCAGTTGTAGCAATGGTGGTAGACTAGTGTTGTCGCCACAGAGTATCGCAGCCCGTGAGAGAAGGAGGAAGATAAGTGAGAAGACTGAGCAGCTTGGAATGCTGATTCCAGGTGAGAACAAGATGAGTACTGCTGAGATGTTCGATGCTGCTGCTAAGTACGTCAAGTTTTTGCAGGCCCAACTTGCTGTTCTTCAACTCATAGCCTCCATTCAg AATAAGCAGGAGGAAAAGAAGGGAACATTGCATTTGAAAGAACTGGCAGTGTTAGCATCTCCAAGTGTTCAAGAAAAGTTGTACTTAGAAGAAAAATGCTTGGTTCCCAATGAGTTTGTTCAAACTCTAGCCAACACGCCACCATCATGA